The genomic stretch gaggtagtccgcacaggatgcacatatgccaacaagagactgattaattacagtcctaaataacaatgggaagatacaagtaaacaacaccaagtgaatataactttatCCCATCACACAAACAGGTGGCTATCAGTCAAAGTTTTATTATAGAAACAGTATTTTGTATTCTTTAACTGCTTATCTTTTGATTATGTTAGTCgtataataaaacaaacaaagaagaagaaaaattgGAGTAAACATTCTaatcattgaaataaataaacattcattCTGTTTTCTATTATGTTTACTATCAAGTGATTTATTAAATACTTACTAtgtcaaagatggatagtggctagcagtggaatccaggaagcgggTTTTTTCTTattcgggacttgtcagctggatgtacctgcatctcagagttgatgttcacccgaataggacgaaacgctcgtcctggatcccactactatccactatccatctttgcttacaatgcttgtgaattaaggctatatcgagacaatacgcacagtatgtacatatgccaataagagactgatcaattacaatcctaaaaatcaatgagaagattcaaacaaacaatactaagtaaatttactATATCagtttttaatttgtttacttAAATATCTCTCTGTATATTGAATTAATTAAGGTGTGTCACCTGAATAGATATTTTCAACTTTATTAATTCTTGTTAAGTCATGATTTCGTTAGTTTTATTAACTCTCAATTGTGGTCTTTAATAAATacaaaaggaaaagaaaaactGGAAAAAAGTAAATTTGGTCACATTAATATCGCTATAATCTATTTCATAACTTTTCATTAAATTGACAAGTTGATCTGTTTCTGTGTGGATTGAACTCTTGTAAACGGAATATTTAGAAGGTTTAAAACAAACGATGAAAAactctataagcaaagatggatagtgactagcagtggaatacagtttgacacgcgtttcaacccaatttaggactcgtcagctagatgtacctgcatctcagagttgatgttcactttgggactcatACACAGTACctttcctggattccactgctagccactatccatctttacataaataaatgtttgtttCTTTGTTAAGTACATAttcattagaaaaaaaagaaaagaaaatatctTTTGTTACTTTATataattctgttttattttcttcttcattattTCTTATATTGAATAGATGACAGAAGATGATATTTTTAAATTACATGAAGAATTAGAAAATACACGAgtacaaaataatgaaatgaaaacagCATTAATTGAAGCTCGTACTATCATTgatcaacaacaaaatcaaTTAACAGAATTTCGACGTTATGCTGCACAATATCAAACTGATGCTGAAGCATTTAAAGTACTTAAAAACTATTActcattattatatatatatgtatatagtcattattgtttgtttaaatttgtgCCAGTAGACATTCAATTATTCAAGGGATAGACAATCTAATACGCGTCATTTCCAACAAAAATAATTGTCAACTAGGTCTATTAAATTACGCTTACAAGTGTAAAGAAATCAAGATGATTTCAATTTTTTATTTGGTCAAGAATGATTGATGTATTCATGAAACCTCGGAAggtgatattgtggtgtggtctacttatatccgtataagtagtatgtggtgatggtcaggcatagaatgtattttggcagaagatcgacaGGGAACGTactgaaatgaagcacaatcgttatgaaaatgcatgaaaaatgagatcagagaagacggactgatatttgcagaaggaacaattaagattgagacaattggttattttgcaaattaactgttgactgtatggttatcagaatttagtgagatagtctgtgatTTGTGCTTAAGtttattcgattgtcccccctcgtgttttgttcattttaatATGACTTAGAATTGGTTACATGAGCTAAGAACTATTCAatggttttttgtttttgatctTCTCTATTTCTTCAAATATACTTTTTCTTTCTGTCTTTTTAAACCATATTCTTAATGTATAGTCTTTTGCATCGATCTCTTCACAATTCGTCTTCTTAGTTTCACTTCATcttgttattttgaaaagtGGAAACTTATTTGTGCTAGGCTCTATAGTGATCATGACTGACTAAGATTGTTTCCTTCGGTGGTTTATTAATTTACACTTATAAATACTTCTTAAGgtaatatataaatgtataatcAAGCacttttaatatcagaagggcttTCAACTGAAAATTACTCACAGTAATGAGATAAATATGATATATGTTATGAGGACTATGTCATTGTAAAAAGAAATAATCTATCATTTTTTGATATTATCAAACAATTGATTGTGTCGTCAAATAATATCTACCATTTCTACTGAATCAGTCGGTATCTCGTACTTGTGAAGTTACAGTGTCGTGTATATGTGATTTTGTGACAACTGCAATCAACAATCAGTCCTTTATGAATGTCCATTTGGTTGAAGTCTCACTACTGtaaaatatcatttgaaattgACGACGCCTAATGTTTAGAACTTGGATGTCGTAGTACTACATAAGTGTTGTAAACGGAAGGATACTTTTTATAACAATagagtttcttgttataacggtcctttcactttttacacgtatgtgggacgttaatttaccttagacgaatatctacactagattcttTCCCGGTGTCTAGTCTACAgaacttcaacacaactcagatcaagaacacgagattagcctgactagaacgtcaatatatttccacaccgaaatccgacacaatccaacaacaaagaacagttaattaataataatcacacTATCTACGTGTCtaactcagcaaaacaaccaaacattatcattctcgcccacacatcagtagAAATTATATATTGAGGTAGAACCTTGATGAGAAACTAACCGAAAAGAAATATTTGTTAGTTTAACTTACATTTTAATGTCATGATGGAAATATTTAATATACTTTGAGATATATTACTAACAGTTCATATTTATACTGCAGAGAATTCTCCTAATATTATACTCATTAATTTCGGTGTTGAAAATGTGTTAGCTTGACTTACACAATAACTATGGGTTAAAAACCCTAAGTAAATGTTTCATATAATTTGCCCTAAACTATTCAACGTTACAGTTGTGGTATAGTCTGTTATTAAGATCAAAGNNNNNNNNNNNNNNNNNNNNNNNNNNNNNNNNNNNNNNNNNNNNNNNNNNNNNNNNNNNNNNNNNNNNNNNNNNNNNNNNNNNNNNNNNNNNNNNNNNNNNNNNNNNNNNNNNNNNNNNNNNNNNNNNNNNNNNNNNNNNNNNNNNNNNNNNNNNNNNNNNNNNNNNNNNNNNNNNNNNNNNNNNNNNNNNNNNNNNNNNgtcttgacatttgtattgcaagttctgatcttggtgttgattgacaattgttttgggttcccagatgttcttcagttgtaaatatgctgcttttgctttgccgatcctcgccttcacatctgcatctgatccaccatgttcatcaatgatgcttcttgtggcccgAAATATCCTGACATCCTGAAGTGATTGTCTacttgatccctttccagttgctctccatagtagttccctctccattgagtagatcatgaaaggcctggaacctgttgttgtgGTCTATCTTGAATTTATTGAGTTTGTCAGTGTCCCGAAGAAAAgctgtattaaacatttgtgatgttgtccatcCCGTTGTCCAGTGATTCTTAAGCTGTAACTTCATCTTGGTGACAAGCAAGTGGTGAtgtgatgctatatcagctcctctcctggttctcaccactatccatcttcgcttacataGCAAATGAAGTTTGGTTTGAACCTACTTGTTAATCACCAAAAAGACTGATTCTACCAATCACTGAACTACTGTTTATATCAACAAAGATATTTATCCCTTAACTTACAGTATTACTTACAACCAACCAAAATCAGCTTCAAGGTTCAACATTTGCTGGTGTAAATAATAGCTTTGAAGAACGGTAAAGGTGGGTAAATCAACACATGGCAGTTGTTATGTAATAAGTTTAACCGACACCTACATATATGTCCATTTCTATAATATTTATGAATGATCGAAATGATAATACATTTACTTCAttattatatgaatatatatttattttatttcattctgtTACCTCTttgacatttttttctttttttcttcctctttttttttttaaaaaaaaacagatgaaAAGTatgtttttattaaataatacacAAACACATGATGAACAAGTCAATATATTAATGAATGCATGTGAACGTTTAGAAGCAGAAGTGGATGCACTTACATGGCAATTAGATCGCACTAAACAATCATTAGATTTAAAAACACAAGAATGTCATTTTCTTAATGAACAATTAGATGAATTACAATTAAATGGTAGTTATCATAGTCCTAATATAACTACAGATAAcaacaatcataataatcataatggtACTCATAATCATACAAGTAGTATAAGTAAATTAGATAAATTAAAAACGGGTACTGATCAATTTAATTCTATATTAAGTACAGaatataaatcattaacaaataatagtcaattattattaaaaagggATACAATGATGTCAGAATTAGATATAGATATAAAAAAACTTCATGAAGAAATTACcaattatgaaaaaaaagaaaaacaatgggAAGAAATCCATGaagaattattaaaaaaacaaaaattattagaagaagaaaagaaacaaCAAGATTTAATTATTGCTAGATTAACAAATGAACAAGTCATTGAAAATAATCAGAATACTTTGCAGGTTAGTtgcattatatatttatatatattatttgtttaaacacataaatattggtacaaggaggtaccagatatatatgcgccgcacagaTCTTATTTGTTTTGTGTGAGTACTGTGATACTACCCATGTGCCCAAACtaaggcaggtggttttcttagggagcaaCTCgtcgagccttcgacctaaagatctgatctacaaggcagtggagcatcgtgaggagatgcggtcccatgatagccagtgaccaacgattgattcatacgccatttgttccctcaggatactggagcccatgtgcaccattggtttgaaatcaagattttccaactcccctaggtgaaccctccgtgtccaccaacccggttaaagcgccggacattcgcttttcgtcctctcaatttcgtaaacaacacccccgccacgagaaggcagtaagaaggactttcctgtcagaggctatatacgcatgaccatgtgagagcatttcgagagggagagcggactctccccacccccggccttaccagggcatcaaatgaatagaaaaatgttTGAAAGTACTAAAAACAACATACCTACTTAACATTAAGATAGTTGATAATAAATTCAGCCATATAAAAACTCACCTTTTCAATAACTCAGAATATGAATTTCACTCAGTTGCCAACTAATAGAGAATATTGAAAAAAAGaggatcgtagatgtgcaccGCTGAAAAGTCTCATATTAGGATGAAATGACCATCCAaggcttccagattttccatggtagtctaattttaattgactcatgaatttaactcttaaattactaaaatctctacaaaacccctttctgaaaaaaaagagaattgtAGCCTTAAAATACTAATAGTTACCTTTGTACATATAATCaaaaaattaaaccaatctTATTCACTAGACAGTTAGTTAAGAATCAGCTATAGTTATTATACACTAAACTATACAACGCGATGGAgtctgaagcgaaaggtactgggttcgagtcccagagtgaacatcaactctgagaagcaggtacatccagctgacaagtctcgaataggacgaaCCGCGCGTCaaagtggattccactgccagctaCTATCCATGTTTCCTACTCATCATTCATAATTTACTTGTTCATATTCAATTTACTATTATAATATAAATCATGAATAATTAAACTGTTTATTATcgtatagttgaaagcgtgagtcatttgaagctagacaaccatggaaaacctggaagcactggacggccgttttgtcccgttgtgggactcatcagaagtgcgcatccacgatcccacctcgcgagattccaactcaggacccaccagtctcgcgtcagagtactaaaccgataaaccactgagccggcatccaacggtgttaatgtctaactccaaccaatccacgaagtggaacaaccattcaccagttgtcttcaatgagtttttatctcacaacagacgtggtttgaactccactggtcactgcttctcactagatctcctggatttacctctcgaagtcagtcactagtgagcatatgattattattattatcgcggattggttggagttagacataaacaccatcggatgctggctcagtggtctatcggttgagtgctctggcgcgagactggtgggtcctgggttggagtctcgcgaggcgaggttgtggatgcgcaccgctgaggagttccacaatgggacgaaacggccgtccagtgcttccaggttttcgatggtgttctagcttcaattgactcacgctttcaactatgaaaatatttaatctccataaaaaccccttctgtttatTATCTCTttaacagaataataataataacaataatcaacaTGATGAAATTCCAGTTGAAATTATaactaaattaaataatttacatgaagaaaaaacaacatGGAGATTATATGCAACTAGTTTAGTACGTAGTTTTGTAGAAAATTGTGATGAATTCATACGTAAAACACCATATAATGAACCATATTTTGAAAGTGATAAAGAACGTCGTTGGTATACATATTCAATGCATTTATtagaaaatttattaaatattgcACCATATCAATTAACTAAAACTGATTTAGATTTAATAAAACGTAATAAAAATTCAATATTACAACAAACAATTGAATCCAATAATTCACCAGAATTATTAACTGCATTAGATTTTCCATCACAAGTTCAATTGAATAATTCATATATAGAAGGAAGAGGAGGAAGAGGCGGAAGAGGAGGAGCAGGAGGaggacaacaacaacaacaattacAAAATACATTTACACATGGATATGATACATATAATCGTGAATCAAGACAATCATATCAACAACGTGCAGCTCGTGTAGCATTGAAACCATTGACAAATTTATATCGTAAGAAgaagtaaatgaataattttaaaaaagggGAAACAAATCACCTATCGCTTTTTTTCTACCATTCATAAACATCATTAAATTAGCAGAAAATTGTATATAAATTTTGTTGAATTAAGaaacagaaaagaaagaaatatgaaggtgagactataattcatgaacaaactaatcagatttaggataataggtcttgaatttttggcgcaaaattcattcatctatttggCCAAATAGAatttttggcattttagcttaTGTCTATTCGTGATGAGAACTTTAAATCTGATTCCTAAACCTAAACATCACCAATTAATCacaattctaattcctcatatTGATTTGTAACcgtcatttagtcctagttagtgGATGGACACTCTAAAGTTCACTTCAAGATTGCCtaaaggtcgttcataaattatagtctcacttaCCTTATAGACAATACAAGATGAACGTGTACATAACTAAAGTTCAATGTTTAACAATGTGATGTAAGAAAACTTTATAATATTTGTTTGatattatgttttgttttttttaaaaactatggAACAAGTATCttttatattctttttttttaaaaaagaactcACCCAGTTACCTTGTATACTTATTTGATATCTTTACCTTAATCAAAtgtcttttttttattaaataataaaggaGTGAACAAATGCTTTTCATGTTCTTTGGTATTTCAAGATGTTTTGATTTGTTTATACGAATATTTGTCAAGATTAGAATGAATAGCTTAACAACAATAGGGCGCCGAGTATAAAGAAGTCACTGTATGTaagaattatatttgaaataatctcaacgattgaaatttaaataaatcattccAATGTTTCGttcagctaacttgtctggacttcttcagggtaataatcagaatcatcaaagaaatatatagtgttctttttaacaatcatatcaaaatctatactacgttaaatcaatcatatttggatgttgaattTTAGTAAATAGGATAATATAAGTCAGttaaatgagaatcaagtgaaaagttcacgaTGTGAATTAAAAGACGACTGAAcgaattgtgtgtgtgtttatgtatgtgtaagaatgagttattaatgaatgatattcggtGTTAATATGTTTCTATATGAAGTtaaaataaaagtgcaaatcGAAGGTTGAAAATTTGTTTCCGAATCCCTGGATTGCAagtaaaaatgagaatcatcaagtacataattgtaatgctaaacatcACTCATATTGACTTCAGTCTGGCTACGgtatgtagatgacatttttgttatcattaaacagGATTGTTTAGAAGAATTTTTTGAAAATGTGAACAACATCTCGGAAGGAATTAAGCTAACGAAGGAAATAGAGTCCGTTGATCCTAAACTAGCGTTTCCCGATTGTTTGGTTGAGCGAAGACATGATAATagtaagttgaaaataaatgtattcagGAAATCAACACATTCAGATAGATGCTTAGATTTCGGTTCGGCTCATGCTTTATGTACGAAAGTCACGGTTgtcaaaaatttaattaatagaAGTCTTAAGCTTGTTACAGATAAGGAAGACCAGCAATCTGAATTGAATAAGACTTTTTCTACACTCAGGGATAACAACAACCCAAAGGAGTTTTAAAGAAGATTGttggaaatgaaagaaaaagtaaACTAGAATACATACAATAAGATTGGAGGTCTACTGTAGTCATCCTATACCGTAGTGAAACATCGAAAGAAATCAAGTGGATTCTAAAAAagcatgatatatatatatatatatatattcggacGTGTGACACTGTAAGGTCAGCATTGGTGAGAGATAaggatgttcttcaattgcagaTTTACTGCTCCTGCCTTGCCGATTCGCCCCtacacatctgcatcagatccaccgtgttcatcaatgatccATGTTCATTACACACAAACATCAACCGTATACACGATTGCACAGATTTAATTACATAGTGCAGATTTTTCTCACTGAAAAGTCTCTATTTTGCAAAATTTATCCTAAAATTCAGAATAATTCTCATTTTCCCAAAGTGGGTAATTTGTAGTTTTTCCGACTAACTAGATTCCCATACAGACCATAGATTATCAGGCAGAAGTGGAAAATTTATTTTGTGTGGTTGAACCACACATACTCCGTTTAAAAGCCATCAAATTTGATTCTTATTGAGTAAGGATATTATAGAACTGGTAAACTATGACTAATCAGCGGGATGACATTGTTGAAAATTTAGACAGACAATGATGTAACTGCACAGCTTTCGATTTTGAAAAAAGTGGACCAAACTACCGTAAAACTAGGCAGACAACATGGTGGGGACTATATTCAGACCAATGAATACAAATATAGTCGCACATCGGTCAGGATATTTTGGTTTCAAATCTCGTCAAAAAGTAGATATTTAATCCACTTATTTGTGATCAAGTCTAAAACTAGCCTGTTGAGATTTGAGTGGATAGACACTACcttagtttaagggaagatagagagtgtatacacctacgccattgtgatcgattctgagtcatgtcacatacagtctccaaccactggttacgatagtcacgaggACCACaaccaaccatccccaatactagtcagcattgcgcgtcgtggtaatcggtgttcaggcatacacaacacgtggcccaactatctcagtcgatgaagattcacaaccccATCAACTAAtgtaccatcattccctaataccctgtgtctaacctcccTTACTTACTCAGCGATCCCAGCAgttgcgagcaatatttctaaggcatctgtggtcaaatagtagtaacttacgagtatcttctactcttaatggccacatttcgcagtcgtaaagtagaacagaacgaactgttgtgcagtatactcgtcccttaatcgatagacggatatctcgaattcgccataggtgacgtaagttggcaaaagccaaacgaactttctgaatccgtgctgagatttcgtcagataccaacccattagggctgatcagacttccaagataagtgaagttgtcgacgcgttcgactacttcactccctatccttagttcaggtgttgacacaggccggtcctggagtaacaatttacatttagaggagggaaacgcattccaaatatcctggcattgttactcagtgctatcaaaatactgcattttatcagcctcttcaccaaacaggactatgtcatctgtgtatttTGAGTCAACAattggacctcctggtaggagatcaatgcccgaaaattcagtcgatgaCAGTGTTATTTACAGCAGTaagtctatgatgaagttaaacagaaatggatatagtggacagccttATCGGAcatcacttgaggttgtaaaaccaGACGacttcgccataagctcttcctcgactgatagtgttcgagtaaagagccttcacaaggtttgtgTACTTccgaggtacacctttcaatgacagacactgccacagattCTCTTagtcaacagagtcaaatgctgcttttaagtaaaaaaaactatcatagtctgacgccgataagcatgcctatGTTTTAAAACCTGacaaatagtgaatatgtggttgatgcagccacgaccaggtctgaagccagtctgattttctcgtgtttgcagtttacgagtcttagttaggcgcccgataattattgaggctagtattttagatgctatattagtcaaattaatccctctatggttatcacaggatgattatAATCCTTTCTtgtatattgggac from Schistosoma mansoni strain Puerto Rico chromosome 6, complete genome encodes the following:
- a CDS encoding glutamate-cysteine ligase, which produces MERLQQLLKQQSLTRTPFQQQMPNQLSNSQNYLNSTNSHEQPVNHEDDEDDESLQEFSKPNNNQSQQQQQQKQTQLSQQTPPPMYQQYFSQQEQQSQQPMQSEFSLRHQSQAQQSLQGSSLQPSVEQQSALVSLQNTQQQQQQQQQLNDQPFNRKFRQSWRKTPDNLPTRQLKKATKLLENDFSLQDDDYEDEEMTEDDIFKLHEELENTRVQNNEMKTALIEARTIIDQQQNQLTEFRRYAAQYQTDAEAFKMKSMFLLNNTQTHDEQVNILMNACERLEAEVDALTWQLDRTKQSLDLKTQECHFLNEQLDELQLNGSYHSPNITTDNNNHNNHNGTHNHTSSISKLDKLKTGTDQFNSILSTEYKSLTNNSQLLLKRDTMMSELDIDIKKLHEEITNYEKKEKQWEEIHEELLKKQKLLEEEKKQQDLIIARLTNEQVIENNQNTLQNNNNNNNQHDEIPVEIITKLNNLHEEKTTWRLYATSLVRSFVENCDEFIRKTPYNEPYFESDKERRWYTYSMHLLENLLNIAPYQLTKTDLDLIKRNKNSILQQTIESNNSPELLTALDFPSQVQLNNSYIEGRGGRGGRGGAGGGQQQQQLQNTFTHGYDTYNRESRQSYQQRAARVALKPLTNLYRKKK